The proteins below are encoded in one region of Saccopteryx leptura isolate mSacLep1 chromosome 1, mSacLep1_pri_phased_curated, whole genome shotgun sequence:
- the LOC136388548 gene encoding mammaglobin-A-like, with protein sequence MKLLPVLVLAALPFYCYAGPGCKVMDEVIKDTIDVNVTPEQFIEKFQRFIAGEETEKALTEMKQCLMNQDQATRDNVKVMVDAVYNSFWCARY encoded by the exons ATGAAGCTGCTCCCAGTCCTCGTGCTCGCTGCCCTCCCCTTTTACTGCTACGCAG GTCCTGGCTGCAAAGTGATGGATGAGGTGATCAAGGATACAATTGATGTTAATGTGACCCCAGAGCAGTTCATAGAAAAATTTCAACGGTTCATAGCGGGGGAAGAAACTGAAAAGGCCTTAACGGAAATGAAACAATGCCTTATGAACCAGGATCAGGCAACTCGGGACAATGTCAAAGTGATGGTG GATGCAGTATACAATAGTTTTTGGTGTGCTAGGTATTAA